The following is a genomic window from Hymenobacter chitinivorans DSM 11115.
CAAAGCGCTTGAAGAACTTGGTGAAGTTCGACGGGTCGTAGGTCAGGCTCTGGGCCACGTCGGCCACCGAGCGGCGGGGGTCCTGGAGCAGCTGCCGGGCCACGTCCAGGATGCGGGCCTCGAAGAAGTAGCACGGGGCGTGGCCGGTGGTGAGCTTGATAGTGTTGCTCAGGTGGGTGGGATGAATGCAGAGCTGGCCGGCAAAGTCCCGGATTTCGAACATTTCGGTGGCCCGGCCCGTGGTAATATCGTCCAGGTGCTGGTCGATGAGGCGCAGGAAGTCGGCCGTTATTTCGTGCTGGCGGGCCAGCAGCTTCTTCGGGATGGGCGTGGTGGGCATAAGGCAAAAGAATTATTAGCCGTTGATAGAAACTTAATAAGCGTTGACTCTAGCCGACGGACAGTAAACGTGTAGTCCTGGCCGGGCGGGGCTGCCAGGCCTGGCCCCTAGTCCACTGGGTGGGCTTCTGCGTTGGGGCCGGCAAGCTACTGGATTTGCGGGAAGCAGCCAGCCAATAGTTTGATTCTCGTAACTTCGCTCCATGCTCAAGCCGCAGACCCTCGCCGAGTTCTACCAGCAGAAAATTCACTGGCTGCCCGACAACCTCCAGCAGGACATCGGCCACTTCAACGTGTTTCGCCTCGACGACTTCGTGGGTCCTTCGGCCTGCCACCTGCCCTACAGCCGCAAGGACTTCTACAAAATCACGCTCGTCACGGGCCGCAGCAACTACCATTTCGCCGACAAGACGGTGGAAATCCGCGGCAATGCCCTGCTGTTTGCCAACCCCCTGGTGCCCTACGAGTGGGAGCCGCTCGACGACGACCAATCGGGCTACTTCTGCATCTTCACCGAGGCGTTTTTGCAGCGCCACCAGCTGGCCGGCACTTTGGAGCTGCCGCTGTTCCGGCCCGGCGGGCAGCCCCTCTACGCCCTCACCGACGCCCAGCGCGAGGCGGCGGCCCAGCTGTTTGTCAAGATGGAGGCCGAAATCGGCTCGGACTACGCTTATAAGTACGATTTGCTGCGCAACTACGTCTTCGAGCTGATCCACGGGGCCCTGAAGCTGCAGCCCGCCACCACGCTCTATCAGGACAGCAACGCGGCCACGCGCATTGCCTCGCTGTTTGCGGAGCTGCTGGAGCGGCAGTTCCCGATTGAGACGCCCGGCCAGCAGGTGCGCCTGCGCACGGCCAATGCCTTTGCCACCCAGCTGGCCGTGCACGTGAACCACCTGAACCGGGCCCTGAAGGAAGTGACCGGCAAAACCACTACCCAGCTCATTGCCGCCCGCCTCACCCAGGAAGCCCACGCCCTGCTGCGCCACACGAGCTGGAACGTGTCGGAAATCA
Proteins encoded in this region:
- a CDS encoding helix-turn-helix domain-containing protein: MPTTPIPKKLLARQHEITADFLRLIDQHLDDITTGRATEMFEIRDFAGQLCIHPTHLSNTIKLTTGHAPCYFFEARILDVARQLLQDPRRSVADVAQSLTYDPSNFTKFFKRFAGLTPKQYREQVWEQRRLANSETVTI
- a CDS encoding helix-turn-helix domain-containing protein, which produces MLKPQTLAEFYQQKIHWLPDNLQQDIGHFNVFRLDDFVGPSACHLPYSRKDFYKITLVTGRSNYHFADKTVEIRGNALLFANPLVPYEWEPLDDDQSGYFCIFTEAFLQRHQLAGTLELPLFRPGGQPLYALTDAQREAAAQLFVKMEAEIGSDYAYKYDLLRNYVFELIHGALKLQPATTLYQDSNAATRIASLFAELLERQFPIETPGQQVRLRTANAFATQLAVHVNHLNRALKEVTGKTTTQLIAARLTQEAHALLRHTSWNVSEISYSLGFEEPAHFNNFFRKQAGATPTAVRAV